The following proteins are co-located in the Triticum aestivum cultivar Chinese Spring chromosome 1A, IWGSC CS RefSeq v2.1, whole genome shotgun sequence genome:
- the LOC123180629 gene encoding non-specific lipid-transfer protein 2 — protein sequence MAAAKATLVCFMVMALATALLAVPGAVEAATCSPTQLTPCAPAIIGNAAPSAACCGKLKAHPASCLCKYKKDPNLQRYVNSPSGKKVFTACKLRLPSC from the coding sequence ATGGCGGCGGCGAAGGCCACCCTCGTCTGCTTCATGGTCATGGCTCTCGCGACGGCGCTGCTGGCAGTGCcgggcgcggtggaggcggcgacgTGCAGCCCGACGCAGCTGACCCCGTGCGCGCCGGCCATCATCGGGAACGCGGCGCCGAGCGCGGCGTGCTGCGGGAAGCTCAAGGCGCACCCGGCGAGCTGCCTGTGCAAGTACAAGAAGGACCCCAACCTGCAGCGCTACGTCAACTCCCCCAGCGGCAAGAAGGTCTTCACCGCGTGCAAGCTGCGCCTGCCAAGCTGCTGA